One stretch of Streptomyces hygroscopicus DNA includes these proteins:
- a CDS encoding TetR family transcriptional regulator yields MPKATPPTSQPERRPGPGLRERKKIKTRQAIRRTALRLFAEQGYEATPVDRIAAAADVSTSTVFRYFPAKEDIVLTDEYDALMAEAIRERPEDESPTASLRHAVVGLLGPAAGAEREELLARLALVRQVPALRARMSGGLADSGTLLGEALAERSGRAPDDFEVRVAVGAVLGALREAVFHCLDHHLPTASTASTASTARATATRADAMATAIDRALDLLSRGIPL; encoded by the coding sequence ACGGAAGAAGATCAAGACCCGGCAGGCGATCCGGCGCACCGCCCTGCGGCTCTTCGCGGAGCAGGGCTACGAGGCCACTCCGGTGGACCGGATCGCCGCGGCCGCCGACGTCTCGACCAGCACCGTCTTCCGCTACTTCCCGGCCAAGGAGGACATCGTCCTCACCGATGAGTACGACGCGCTCATGGCGGAGGCGATCCGCGAGCGCCCGGAGGACGAATCCCCGACCGCCTCCCTGCGCCATGCCGTCGTGGGGCTGTTGGGGCCCGCGGCGGGTGCGGAGCGCGAGGAACTGCTGGCCCGGCTCGCCCTCGTACGGCAGGTCCCGGCGCTGCGCGCTCGGATGAGCGGCGGCCTGGCCGACAGCGGGACACTGCTGGGCGAGGCGCTGGCCGAGCGCAGCGGCCGGGCCCCGGACGACTTCGAGGTACGCGTCGCGGTGGGCGCCGTCCTCGGCGCCCTACGGGAAGCCGTCTTCCACTGCCTGGACCACCACCTGCCGACGGCGAGCACGGCGAGCACGGCGAGCACGGCGAGAGCCACCGCCACCCGTGCCGACGCCATGGCAACGGCCATCGACCGGGCCCTGGACCTCCTCTCCCGAGGCATCCCGCTATGA